The following are encoded together in the Humulus lupulus chromosome 5, drHumLupu1.1, whole genome shotgun sequence genome:
- the LOC133834808 gene encoding pentatricopeptide repeat-containing protein At4g38010: MHSSKWALVDYIRRCNNWRSFKQIHAQLLTTGLVYNDLITNSLVDYFGKTIADVDYACDLLKHLDWRSSSFPFNTLISGYAGSDVPRAAVLVYRRLVRDGFVPDTFTFPPVLKSCTKSLGMGEGRQFHAVIFNMGFSSHVYVQNSLVHMYGVCGDCKGAAIMFDEMLVRDAVSWTCLLSGFVKTGLFDEAIALFLRMDVEPNVATFVSILVSCGRKGYLNLGKGIHGLSFKRPVDTPLLLGNALMDMYVKCERLCEAKQTFDELSERDVVSWTCIISGLVQCERPKGSLELFCEMQQSGIQPDKLILTSVLSACSSLGALDYGRWVHEYIDRRGIKWDIQIGTAMIDMYAKCGCIKKALQTFNEMPSRNIVTWNALLSGLAMNGHGHKALGQFKEMIRSNIRPNEVTFLAILTACGHSGLVDEGRTYFHQMMREPYNVFPRLEHYGCMVDLLCRAGLLDEAQRLIKSMPMQPDVLIWGALLGACKTIGNFELSHDILDRLLELESEDSGVYVLLSNIYATNKRWSDVTKVRRLMKEKGIRKAPGSSVIEVNGKAHEFLAGDTSHPQIEDTHLLLSLLANQVYFERSLYPHF; encoded by the coding sequence ATGCATTCTTCAAAATGGGCTCTCGTGGATTATATTCGAAGATGCAATAACTGGAGATCTTTCAAGCAAATCCATGCCCAATTATTAACAACGGGTCTAGTTTATAATGACTTGATCACTAACAGTCTTGTCGACTACTTTGGCAAAACCATTGCTGATGTTGATTACGCCTGTGATTTGTTGAAACATTTGGATTGGCGGTCAAGCTCTTTCCCTTTCAACACCCTAATTTCTGGGTATGCCGGAAGTGACGTGCCAAGGGCAGCGGTTTTGGTATATAGACGATTAGTGAGAGATGGATTTGTACCTGATACTTTTACTTTCCCGCCTGTTCTGAAGTCATGTACTAAATCTCTGGGAATGGGAGAAGGGAGACAGTTCCATGCAGTGATTTTCAATATGGGTTTTTCAAGTCATGTGTATGTGCAAAACTCGCTAGTGCATATGTATGGTGTTTGTGGTGATTGCAAAGGTGCTGCCATAATGTTTGATGAAATGCTTGTGAGAGATGCGGTCTCTTGGACGTGTCTGCTATCTGGGTTTGTAAAAACTGGGTTGTTTGATGAGGCCATAGCTTTGTTCTTAAGAATGGACGTTGAGCCTAATGTGGCCACATTTGTTAGCATACTTGTGAGCTGTGGCCGAAAAGGGTATTTGAATTTGGGGAAGGGGATTCATGGACTGAGTTTCAAGCGTCCTGTCGACACTCCTTTGCTCTTAGGTAATGCTTTGATGGATATGTATGTCAAGTGTGAGCGTTTGTGTGAAGCCAAGCAAACCTTTGATGAACTCTCAGAGAGGGATGTAGTTTCCTGGACATGCATCATAAGTGGATTGGTGCAATGTGAACGTCCCAAGGGATCATTGGAATTGTTCTGCGAGATGCAGCAATCGGGAATTCAACCTGATAAACTTATACTTACAAGCGTGCTCTCtgcttgctccagtcttggggcTCTTGATTATGGCAGATGGGTCCACGAGTATATTGATCGTAGGGGCATCAAATGGGATATTCAAATAGGGACTGCTATGATTGACATGTATGCAAAATGTGGCTGTATAAAGAAGGCATTGCAAACTTTCAACGAAATGCCTAGTAGGAATATCGTTACATGGAATGCCTTGCTGAGTGGTTTGGCAATGAATGGGCATGGGCACAAGGCACTAGGACAGTTCAAAGAGATGATAAGGTCGAACATAAGACCAAATGAGGTGACCTTTCTAGCAATTTTAACAGCGTGCGGTCATTCTGGCTTGGTTGATGAAGGGCGTACGTACTTTCATCAGATGATGAGGGAACCCTATAATGTTTTTCCACGATTAGAACATTACGGGTGCATGGTCGACTTGCTTTGTAGGGCTGGACTCTTGGATGAGGCCCAAAGATTGATAAAGTCTATGCCCATGCAGCCTGATGTATTAATATGGGGAGCTCTTCTTGGTGCCTGCAAGACCATTGGAAATTTTGAACTTTCTCATGATATATTAGATCGCCTCCTAGAGCTTGAATCTGAAGATAGTGGGGTGTATGTCCTCCTATCAAATATATATGCTACTAATAAAAGATGGAGTGATGTAACGAAGGTGAGGAGACTAATGAAAGAGAAAGGCATAAGAAAGGCACCGGGGTCGAGCGTCATAGAGGTGAATGGTAAAGCCCATGAATTTTTAGCTGGTGATACTAGCCACCCTCAAATTGAAGACACCCATCTACTGCTCAGCCTTCTTGCTAATCAAGTTTATTTTGAAAGGAGTCTATACCCTCATTTTTGA
- the LOC133834807 gene encoding uncharacterized protein LOC133834807 yields the protein MHSPRLKEASQVFLHSCCPTPLFNVTEPQKTVSKSGNTSSSWRRDFVQTTAASIFPNTRFTNHETLPSLEESFLEFSKAYPQFSETHQVDDIRAQEYYHLSLSSHACLDYIGIGLFSFDQLQKQKDQQLPSSSCSSPSLVPSPSRSLNFPFFSISYKTGNLKVQLLHGGQESELESAMKRRIMGFLNISESDYSMVFTANRTSAFKLVAESYPFKTSSKLLTVYDYESEAVESMINSSEKRGAHTMSAEFSWPRLRIHSSKLRNMLVSKKKQKKKRGLFVFPLHSRVTGARYPYLWMNVAQENGWHVLIDACALGPKDMDCFGLSLLRPDFLICSFYKVFGENPSGFGCLFIKKSAISILEDSTSTGIVNIVPANELLQLAEDSSVTDLELEQTTQFGFEEAGLSSSSSFSGPLYNQTPESPKLEQGESSNCQNVEITARLEEPESSEMGKSEIPVEHAKRNETEAMEFECRSLDQVDSLGLIMITNRARYLINWLVSSLLKLEHPNAEGVRLVKIYGPKIKFDRGPALAFNIYDWKREPVEPVLVQKLADRSSISLSYGFLHHIHFSDKYAEEKGRVLKTRGGGGSNQMAANNLKGKCDQGITVVTAALGFLANFEDTYRLWAFVAQFLDADFVEKERWRYTALNQKTIEV from the coding sequence atgcactCACCAAGGCTGAAAGAGGCCTCACAAGTATTCCTCCACAGCTGCTGCCCAACACCCTTGTTCAACGTGACAGAGCCACAGAAGACTGTCTCCAAGTCCGGCAACACTTCCTCCTCTTGGCGCCGAGACTTTGTGCAGACCACAGCCGCTTCCATCTTCCCAAATACCCGCTTCACCAACCACGAGACTCTTCCTTCTTTGGAAGAGTCATTCCTTGAGTTCAGCAAAGCTTACCCTCAATTCTCTGAAACTCATCAAGTTGACGATATAAGAGCTCAAGAATACTACCACCTTTCACTGTCCAGCCATGCCTGTCTTGATTACATCGGTATTGGTCTCTTCTCTTTTGATCAACTACAGAAGCAAAAAGACCAACAGCTTCCATCTTCGTCTTGTTCCTCTCCTTCTCTGGTTCCATCACCTTCCCGGAGTTTGAATTTTCCTTTCTTTAGCATATCTTATAAGACAGGCAATTTGAAGGTGCAACTACTTCATGGTGGACAAGAATCTGAGCTCGAATCCGCCATGAAAAGAAGGATCATGGGATTTCTTAATATTTCCGAAAGTGATTACAGCATGGTTTTCACAGCCAACAGAACATCAGCTTTCAAACTTGTTGCTGAATCTTACCCGTTCAAAACTAGCAGTAAGCTTTTGACAGTTTATGATTATGAGAGTGAAGCAGTAGAGTCAATGATTAATAGCTCAGAGAAAAGAGGAGCTCATACCATGTCAGCAGAGTTTTCTTGGCCAAGGTTGAGGATTCACTCATCGAAGTTGAGGAATATGCTGGTCAGCAAGAAGaaacagaagaagaagagagggcttTTTGTCTTCCCTTTACATTCTAGAGTCACAGGAGCAAGATACCCTTATTTGTGGATGAACGTAGCACAGGAGAACGGGTGGCATGTATTGATAGATGCTTGTGCACTAGGACCAAAGGACATGGATTGCTTTGGCCTCTCTCTCTTAAGACCTGATTTCCTCATCTGTTCCTTCTACAAGGTTTTTGGAGAAAACCCATCTGGGTTTGGATGCCTCTTTATTAAGAAATCTGCCATTTCAATTCTGGAGGATTCTACAAGTACAGGGATTGTTAATATTGTCCCAGCAAATGAGCTACTTCAGTTAGCAGAGGATTCGTCTGTTACTGATTTAGAACTTGAACAGACAACACAGTTTGGCTTCGAAGAAGCAGGATTatcttcctcaagctccttctCTGGTCCTTTATACAACCAAACACCAGAGTCACCAAAATTGGAACAAGGAGAATCCTCCAACTGCCAAAATGTAGAAATAACTGCAAGATTGGAAGAACCAGAAAGTTCAGAAATGGGAAAATCAGAAATACCAGTTGAGCATGCCAAGAGAAACGAAACTGAGGCCATGGAGTTTGAATGCAGGAGCTTGGATCAAGTGGATTCACTTGGGCTGATAATGATAACAAATCGGGCAAGATACCTAATAAACTGGCTGGTGAGCTCTCTGTTGAAGCTTGAACATCCTAATGCAGAGGGAGTTCGATTGGTAAAAATATATGGACCAAAGATAAAATTTGATCGAGGGCCAGCATTGGCATTCAATATATACGATTGGAAAAGAGAGCCGGTTGAACCTGTTCTTGTACAGAAACTGGCAGATAGAAGCAGTATATCTCTTAGCTACGGATTCTTACACCACATCCACTTCTCAGATAAATATGCAGAAGAGAAGGGCAGAGTCCTAAAGacaagaggaggaggaggatcaAATCAAATGGCAGCCAACAATTTGAAGGGAAAATGTGATCAAGGAATAACTGTGGTTACAGCTGCACTTGGTTTCCTGGCCAATTTCGAAGACACATACAGGCTTTGGGCTTTTGTAGCACAATTCCTAGATGCAGATTTTGTGGAAAAGGAGAGGTGGAGGTATACAGCTCTTAATCAGAAAACAATtgaagtttaa